From the genome of Blautia pseudococcoides, one region includes:
- a CDS encoding FprA family A-type flavoprotein: MHCTRKLNDTISWVGGNDRRLALFENLFPIPRGVSYNSYLITDEKTALIDTVDASITHQFMENIYYVLDGRSLDYLIINHMEPDHCANIEELLLRFPDLKVVGNAKTLAFAKQFYDTDLEGKTITVKENDSISLGAHTLRFYFAPMVHWPEVMVTYEESEKILFSADAFGSFGALNGHLFSDEVDFDKDWLPDARRYYSNIVGKYGVQVTSALKKLSGLDIRMICPLHGPVWRENLEYLLDKYAHWSSYLPEEQAVALFYASMYGDTENAANILAAGLAESGVRNLAVYDISNTHISTLIAEAFRCSHLVIASPTYNGGIYPAALNLLHDMKALNLQNRTIGLIENGTWAPTSTKQIRALLEEMKQMRILEPAVTIKSALKGDSMDKLNALKESILASLQANAE; this comes from the coding sequence ATGCACTGCACGCGAAAATTGAATGACACAATAAGCTGGGTAGGCGGTAATGACCGCAGACTGGCACTTTTTGAAAACCTGTTTCCCATACCCCGGGGTGTTTCTTACAACTCCTACCTGATCACAGATGAAAAAACGGCATTGATCGACACAGTGGATGCCTCTATTACCCATCAGTTCATGGAAAATATTTACTATGTCCTGGACGGACGTTCTCTGGACTATCTGATCATCAATCACATGGAACCGGATCACTGTGCCAATATCGAAGAACTTCTGCTGCGGTTCCCTGATCTGAAAGTTGTGGGAAATGCCAAAACTCTGGCATTTGCCAAACAGTTTTATGACACAGATTTGGAGGGCAAGACCATAACCGTAAAGGAAAATGATTCTATTTCCCTTGGTGCGCATACGCTGCGTTTCTATTTCGCACCTATGGTACACTGGCCGGAAGTCATGGTAACTTATGAGGAAAGCGAAAAAATCCTCTTCTCCGCAGATGCTTTCGGAAGCTTCGGTGCACTGAACGGACATTTGTTCAGCGATGAGGTGGATTTTGACAAAGACTGGCTGCCCGATGCACGGCGCTATTACAGCAATATTGTGGGAAAATACGGCGTTCAGGTCACATCTGCGCTGAAAAAGCTGTCCGGACTGGATATCCGTATGATCTGCCCTCTCCACGGCCCTGTCTGGAGAGAAAACCTGGAGTACCTTCTGGACAAATATGCCCACTGGAGCAGTTATCTGCCGGAAGAACAGGCTGTGGCACTGTTCTATGCTTCCATGTACGGAGATACGGAAAACGCTGCCAACATACTGGCCGCCGGACTGGCAGAATCAGGAGTGAGAAACCTAGCTGTTTATGATATCTCAAACACCCATATCTCCACTTTGATCGCAGAGGCATTCCGCTGCAGCCATCTTGTGATCGCGTCACCTACTTACAACGGCGGAATCTATCCGGCCGCTTTGAATCTGCTCCATGATATGAAGGCCCTGAATCTCCAGAACCGGACCATTGGACTCATAGAAAACGGCACCTGGGCACCGACCAGTACCAAACAGATAAGAGCATTGCTGGAAGAAATGAAGCAGATGCGGATACTGGAACCTGCAGTCACCATCAAATCCGCTCTGAAAGGGGATTCTATGGACAAACTCAATGCGCTGAAAGAAAGTATTCTTGCCTCCCTTCAGGCAAATGCAGAATAG
- a CDS encoding DUF4314 domain-containing protein, with the protein MERRENIVVHTLTKAERLILEEIYPVGSRVQLEYMEPDPYSKLKPGDMGTVKMIDDAGGIHISWDRGGSLALIYKVDRCNCQMKKEQMDAFFNHLFIMPFENCEKMKSWIEKKLRPAFPAMTFENDTKGRLELRLNVNAFEMKSTQIGIEYQTDENGHLFIKKCGWTQDDPAKDKISKTQKPKR; encoded by the coding sequence ATGGAGAGGAGAGAGAATATTGTGGTTCATACGCTGACGAAAGCGGAAAGACTGATTTTGGAGGAAATATACCCGGTTGGCAGCCGGGTACAGCTCGAATATATGGAACCTGATCCATATAGTAAGTTGAAGCCGGGGGACATGGGGACTGTTAAAATGATTGATGATGCCGGAGGGATACATATTTCTTGGGACCGCGGCGGCAGTCTTGCTTTGATTTATAAGGTAGACCGATGTAATTGCCAGATGAAGAAAGAACAGATGGATGCTTTTTTTAATCATTTGTTCATAATGCCTTTTGAAAACTGCGAAAAAATGAAATCCTGGATTGAAAAAAAGTTAAGGCCTGCGTTTCCGGCAATGACCTTTGAAAATGATACGAAAGGCAGATTGGAATTGAGGTTAAATGTAAATGCTTTTGAAATGAAAAGTACCCAGATCGGTATTGAATATCAGACTGACGAAAACGGGCATTTGTTTATTAAAAAGTGTGGATGGACACAAGATGATCCGGCGAAAGATAAAATCAGTAAGACACAAAAACCGAAGAGATAA
- a CDS encoding helix-turn-helix domain-containing protein, whose product MYIGDSDIGETIRILRTERGMSREELAERVGISRSHLNKIEVDIKRPSIITYQKIMDVLEADISIRDEEKTEKGKCVAKAKDILMRRPEKEVKYLVKVLECAADNLDYVV is encoded by the coding sequence ATGTACATTGGAGATAGCGATATAGGAGAAACAATTAGAATATTGCGTACTGAACGTGGAATGTCTCGTGAAGAGCTGGCAGAAAGAGTAGGAATCAGCCGTTCTCACTTGAATAAGATAGAGGTGGATATTAAGCGGCCGAGCATCATTACATATCAAAAGATTATGGATGTCCTTGAAGCGGATATATCCATACGGGATGAAGAAAAGACAGAAAAAGGGAAATGCGTTGCAAAGGCGAAAGATATTTTGATGAGAAGGCCAGAGAAAGAAGTTAAATATCTGGTCAAAGTATTGGAGTGTGCAGCGGATAACTTGGATTATGTAGTTTAA
- a CDS encoding FtsX-like permease family protein codes for MERQEEADSRLCLRHRFMRSYKKNTLALLSCFVLSVTLITSLLILVHTNHKMENIQGKMVFTDSDCSINEIDGSKVEKLASDPDLEWHAVKQLEYGEYQKDFQDNRLERGDSRYITLTAIVEKGRLPKTEHEVAAERWALLNMGIEPVCGQEVEIYSEKENRTETYKVVGILSDVPSNKKYGVKMLYAPIKSGGEDSFSVYVRFRDGTDYDKKVSEVCRDLGIEKRQVKKCPGREDIQGLWLTDIKFISVLLLITMIVFYGIFQITIMWRRNPYGILRAVGMQAGQLRRLILSEMYEIFLLSIPVGGFLVLALHCLFPNYQETAVRKFA; via the coding sequence ATGGAAAGACAGGAAGAGGCGGACAGCAGGTTATGTCTGCGGCATCGTTTTATGAGGAGCTATAAAAAGAACACCCTTGCCTTATTATCCTGCTTTGTTCTCAGCGTAACGCTGATCACATCCTTACTGATCCTGGTTCATACGAATCATAAGATGGAAAATATTCAGGGTAAGATGGTTTTTACGGATTCTGACTGCAGCATAAATGAAATTGATGGCAGCAAGGTGGAAAAGCTGGCTTCTGACCCTGATTTGGAGTGGCATGCAGTGAAGCAGCTGGAGTATGGGGAATATCAGAAGGATTTTCAGGACAATCGCCTGGAGCGTGGGGACAGCCGCTATATTACCCTGACCGCGATCGTAGAAAAGGGAAGACTGCCAAAGACGGAGCATGAAGTGGCAGCAGAGCGCTGGGCACTTTTAAATATGGGGATAGAACCCGTATGCGGGCAGGAAGTGGAGATATACAGCGAAAAAGAAAACCGTACAGAGACGTATAAAGTAGTGGGGATCCTGTCGGATGTGCCGAGCAATAAAAAATACGGGGTCAAAATGCTCTATGCACCTATAAAGTCCGGAGGAGAGGACAGCTTTTCTGTGTATGTCCGTTTCCGGGATGGAACGGATTACGATAAAAAAGTAAGCGAAGTCTGCAGGGATTTGGGCATAGAGAAAAGGCAGGTGAAGAAATGTCCGGGCAGGGAAGATATTCAGGGGTTATGGCTGACTGACATTAAGTTTATCAGTGTGCTGCTTCTGATAACTATGATCGTCTTTTATGGGATATTTCAGATCACTATAATGTGGCGGAGAAATCCATATGGTATCCTGAGGGCTGTGGGTATGCAGGCAGGCCAGCTTAGGAGGCTTATTTTATCGGAAATGTATGAGATATTTCTTCTCAGCATTCCGGTAGGAGGGTTCCTGGTATTGGCATTGCATTGCTTATTTCCAAATTATCAGGAGACAGCAGTCAGGAAATTTGCCTGA
- a CDS encoding accessory gene regulator ArgB-like protein has product MERFATFLTDCIAHKNAITEEDYEIYKYGFLTGLELFVYMVTCLTVAIWMGMTVECIVFLLIFFCLRSFVGGLHMNSFKVCFLFSCIVTFFSLLVIKYCPISKEISIVASVCEIIFIFFLPPVENVNRLVDEKEKIIFSLKIKKILLALSLLVIFFYISGLDRYLTTVTYTLAVIIFSMFLGKYKNTIDECKGIDECGDIID; this is encoded by the coding sequence ATGGAAAGATTTGCAACATTTTTAACGGATTGCATTGCACACAAAAATGCTATTACCGAAGAAGACTATGAAATCTATAAATATGGATTTCTAACTGGTTTGGAATTGTTCGTCTATATGGTTACGTGCCTTACTGTAGCCATATGGATGGGCATGACTGTAGAATGTATAGTATTTTTACTCATATTTTTTTGCTTACGGTCTTTTGTAGGTGGCTTACACATGAACAGTTTCAAAGTATGTTTTCTTTTTTCGTGTATTGTGACATTTTTTTCACTTTTAGTAATAAAATATTGTCCTATATCAAAAGAAATATCCATTGTTGCATCTGTTTGTGAAATTATTTTTATCTTTTTTTTGCCACCAGTTGAAAATGTAAATCGTCTAGTAGATGAGAAAGAAAAAATCATTTTTTCACTTAAAATAAAAAAAATTTTATTAGCGTTATCTTTGCTTGTAATATTCTTTTATATTTCTGGGCTTGATCGTTATCTGACTACAGTTACTTATACTTTAGCTGTCATTATTTTCTCTATGTTTTTGGGAAAATATAAAAATACAATTGATGAATGTAAAGGGATTGATGAGTGTGGAGATATTATTGATTAG
- a CDS encoding PleD family two-component system response regulator: MISEDDIVYQQTKRVLDEQAKLTVISFEEIKEKLYIHIPYDILIIDFNQTKVTEREFKTILDIKCRSKIPILALMEKSSISDQFEVLSMGALDFLKRPVKDEVYAQKINQLYKWKWYYDWEKKKVSDEDHGK, from the coding sequence TTGATTAGTGAAGATGATATTGTATATCAACAGACCAAAAGAGTGTTGGATGAACAGGCAAAATTAACAGTGATTTCATTTGAAGAGATTAAAGAGAAATTGTATATACATATACCATATGATATTCTAATTATCGATTTTAATCAGACAAAAGTAACCGAAAGGGAGTTTAAAACAATTCTAGATATAAAATGTAGAAGTAAAATTCCAATTCTTGCACTTATGGAAAAAAGTAGCATTTCGGATCAGTTCGAAGTATTGTCTATGGGAGCGTTGGATTTTCTTAAACGCCCTGTAAAAGATGAGGTATATGCCCAAAAAATAAATCAATTATATAAATGGAAGTGGTATTATGATTGGGAAAAAAAGAAGGTATCTGACGAGGACCATGGTAAGTAA
- a CDS encoding CatA-like O-acetyltransferase — MDYKYLDMSVYNRKGHFEYFNSLSYPYVGLTVNVDITDLLKKIKAKNLPFFLTVCYCVSEAANGVPEFKQRIRDNKIIEFDSCETSHTVALEDGTYCYCTLKSNMPFLDFIPYAVQKQEAARRNRTIDEDDTNKFNKIFISTLPWVSYTSLVQPVPIPADSNPRITWGKYFAQGDKILIPVSVLCHHGLVDGIHIAGFYQLLDKYIFSISQSGLA, encoded by the coding sequence GTGGATTACAAATATCTGGATATGAGCGTATACAATAGAAAAGGGCATTTTGAGTATTTTAATAGCTTATCTTACCCATATGTTGGATTAACAGTAAATGTTGATATAACAGACTTACTGAAAAAAATCAAAGCGAAAAATCTGCCGTTTTTTCTTACGGTTTGCTACTGTGTGTCGGAAGCTGCCAATGGTGTTCCTGAATTTAAGCAGAGAATACGGGATAATAAGATCATAGAATTTGATAGCTGTGAAACATCCCATACGGTAGCTTTGGAGGATGGAACCTATTGCTACTGTACCCTTAAAAGTAACATGCCGTTTTTAGACTTTATACCTTATGCGGTACAGAAGCAGGAAGCCGCACGACGAAATAGAACAATAGACGAAGATGATACCAATAAATTCAATAAAATTTTTATCTCCACATTGCCTTGGGTCTCTTACACATCTCTTGTTCAGCCTGTGCCGATTCCGGCAGACAGCAATCCAAGGATCACGTGGGGAAAATATTTTGCTCAGGGAGATAAAATATTGATACCTGTATCTGTGCTGTGCCATCATGGATTAGTTGACGGAATACACATTGCTGGTTTTTATCAATTATTGGATAAGTATATTTTCTCTATTAGTCAGTCAGGGCTAGCTTAG
- a CDS encoding transposase, which yields MGDSNSTLYIDTFYPQKDLKITEVKQQKDKILIQMKSISRSCKCPRCNCITDKYHGTYILKVQDLPILGKNVQLEIRSHEYECTNDECETISIAETFGGFLNSYSRMTERCVDFICTLAMESSCEGCARICQTLGIKTSGDTVIRLLLRRYESLPDPKVGDVIGVDDFAYKKRYTYGTIVVNEKTHEPITLLDGRNGDTLREWLKNNKHIKVVTRDRASAYAKVISEELPDVMQVADRFHLHQNLLETIKKALNHEVPATITIPHDEKSTDNEKQCKKNRIGCG from the coding sequence ATGGGTGATTCAAATAGTACATTATACATAGATACATTTTATCCACAAAAAGATTTGAAGATAACAGAAGTCAAACAACAAAAAGATAAAATCCTGATACAAATGAAATCTATATCCAGAAGCTGTAAGTGCCCAAGGTGTAACTGTATAACGGATAAATATCACGGAACTTATATCCTCAAGGTACAGGATCTCCCAATATTGGGGAAAAATGTTCAGCTCGAGATACGGTCACATGAGTATGAATGCACGAATGATGAATGTGAAACTATATCGATTGCTGAAACTTTTGGCGGATTCCTCAATTCTTATAGCCGTATGACGGAAAGATGCGTTGATTTTATTTGTACTTTGGCAATGGAAAGCAGCTGCGAAGGCTGTGCCCGTATTTGCCAGACGCTTGGAATTAAGACCAGCGGGGATACCGTTATAAGACTACTCCTGAGAAGATACGAATCCCTTCCGGATCCGAAAGTTGGAGATGTGATAGGCGTAGACGATTTTGCGTATAAAAAACGGTATACTTATGGAACGATTGTTGTAAATGAAAAAACACATGAACCCATTACACTATTGGATGGAAGAAATGGGGACACATTACGGGAATGGCTTAAAAACAATAAACATATCAAAGTTGTTACGCGTGATCGCGCAAGCGCATATGCAAAAGTGATTTCAGAAGAATTGCCAGATGTAATGCAGGTTGCTGACAGATTTCACCTGCATCAAAATCTGCTGGAAACAATTAAAAAAGCTTTAAACCATGAGGTTCCAGCTACAATCACCATTCCACACGATGAGAAGTCCACAGACAATGAGAAGCAGTGTAAAAAAAATCGCATCGGATGTGGATAA
- a CDS encoding FAD-dependent oxidoreductase — MQTENDLYDLAIVGGGPAGLSAALYMARAKYRVIVLEKAEIGGQITITSEIVNYPGVEKISGKELTGNMRRQAENFGAIFAAAQVLDMELAKDIKILRTTKGEYKALGVILATGANPRKLGFKGEREFQGRGVAYCATCDGEFFSGLDVFVIGGGFAAVEEGIFLTKYAKKVTIVVRKKEFSCARTVSDQLKNFRNIVVLFETELLEVGGRDMVTYARFRNNRTQKEWVHEAGNDPGFGVFVFAGYVPNTDWIGAEVEKDAHGYLLTDHSQKTNLDGVYAAGDVCVKNLRQVVTAVSDGAAAATSLEKEVSELHKKLGIPELVTETSTPQPQKTESAAAHEWGGEGFLNDAIRGQLQGVFGKFRQPVVLKAWLNEEPLSGEILGFLRELEGVSDKLTWKEAGNEESAKGRILPSIEVCYPDGRSSGIWFHGVPGGHEFNSFIIALYNVAGPGQEIGQEIREKLEKLDSPVNIKVLVSLSCTMCPETVMSAQKAAAVSGYVEAEMFDLAHFPKLKEKYKVMSVPCMILNDEKVYFGKKGIGDIADILNKK, encoded by the coding sequence ATGCAGACAGAAAATGATCTATATGACCTGGCAATCGTCGGAGGCGGTCCTGCAGGTCTCTCTGCCGCTCTTTATATGGCCCGTGCCAAATACAGAGTCATTGTTCTGGAAAAAGCGGAGATTGGCGGACAGATCACCATAACCTCTGAGATCGTGAATTATCCGGGAGTGGAAAAAATAAGCGGAAAAGAGCTGACAGGGAACATGCGCCGTCAGGCAGAGAATTTTGGCGCAATATTCGCGGCTGCCCAGGTGCTTGACATGGAGCTTGCAAAGGATATCAAGATCCTGCGCACCACCAAAGGGGAATATAAGGCTCTGGGCGTGATCCTGGCAACCGGCGCGAATCCCCGGAAGCTGGGATTTAAAGGAGAGCGGGAGTTTCAGGGCAGAGGTGTTGCCTACTGTGCCACCTGTGACGGTGAATTTTTCTCCGGCCTGGATGTTTTTGTCATCGGAGGCGGATTTGCTGCTGTGGAGGAAGGGATTTTCCTTACAAAATATGCGAAAAAGGTGACTATAGTTGTGCGGAAGAAAGAATTTTCCTGTGCCAGGACGGTTTCTGACCAGCTGAAAAATTTCAGGAATATAGTGGTCCTTTTTGAGACAGAGCTTTTGGAAGTGGGGGGCCGGGATATGGTCACTTATGCCAGATTCAGAAATAACCGAACACAAAAAGAGTGGGTCCACGAGGCAGGGAATGATCCCGGATTCGGTGTTTTTGTATTTGCCGGATATGTACCGAATACGGACTGGATCGGTGCGGAGGTGGAAAAGGATGCCCATGGATATCTGCTTACGGACCACAGCCAGAAGACAAATCTGGACGGTGTCTATGCAGCGGGGGATGTGTGTGTGAAAAATCTGCGCCAGGTTGTGACTGCAGTATCGGATGGGGCCGCTGCTGCTACTTCCCTGGAAAAAGAAGTATCCGAACTGCACAAGAAATTAGGGATTCCCGAGCTGGTTACAGAGACAAGCACGCCGCAGCCCCAAAAAACAGAGTCTGCTGCGGCCCATGAGTGGGGCGGGGAGGGATTTCTCAATGATGCCATAAGAGGACAGCTCCAAGGGGTGTTTGGAAAGTTCAGGCAGCCTGTGGTGTTGAAAGCCTGGCTCAATGAGGAACCCTTGTCAGGGGAGATCCTTGGCTTTCTGCGGGAACTGGAAGGCGTCAGTGATAAGCTGACCTGGAAAGAGGCAGGGAATGAGGAATCGGCAAAAGGCCGCATTCTGCCCTCCATAGAGGTGTGTTACCCGGACGGCAGAAGCAGCGGGATCTGGTTCCACGGAGTGCCGGGAGGCCATGAATTTAATTCCTTTATTATTGCCCTTTACAATGTGGCAGGACCGGGGCAGGAGATTGGACAGGAAATCAGAGAAAAACTGGAAAAGCTGGACAGCCCGGTCAATATAAAGGTCCTGGTATCCCTGTCCTGTACCATGTGCCCGGAGACGGTCATGTCCGCGCAGAAGGCTGCCGCTGTTTCCGGATATGTAGAGGCGGAAATGTTTGACCTGGCGCATTTTCCAAAACTGAAGGAAAAGTATAAAGTGATGAGTGTACCCTGTATGATCCTCAACGATGAAAAAGTGTACTTTGGAAAAAAAGGAATTGGTGACATTGCTGATATTTTGAATAAGAAGTAA
- a CDS encoding ABC transporter permease produces the protein MLISKLSGDSSQEICLNNEKISFAPVIPIWQIAVCIAVIAFLIGLVGYFTGKKIVREPVPNLITNHGNKENLSDLFMRHFHRKRSEDRHGRAYTLFSLGNKYILKEKKTSVFVVLTICAGVTLFTGLAYQTKIAEHYREDTEEMYYLNGQYEMGTLRINSTADGVSRECAEEISSLEGIHSIKTQAGIPVRVIDDKKIKRNDAYYKERNEAFLKYQGYPLAGNDGKDQIFKSLIYGYHKNALLELKKYVIDGDFDENGLKDDEIILSILHMDDTKNNQYPGNYKEGTPLMQYRAGDEIQVKYRKDFDTAHLPYEQLTDTEAQYCYKTYKVAAVVSFAYMYDCNITVYPLLITSDDQVQKLCPDSHFQRIYMDGEEYLTEKDRDKLERKLIQLGNQFQGISTRSMISDIKKNEVLFRKQMVYVAGIAVISFILVLINIINNLSYRMQIRTQEICMFRAIGMSVKMIRRMMIFENTMLGFCGAVLAYFCSIPVLRYLYRQSDMRAFGHKYQFDYPAFFMISAVAVLLCILLAGCLSKDWKTKKIMEQMNKVV, from the coding sequence TTGCTTATTTCCAAATTATCAGGAGACAGCAGTCAGGAAATTTGCCTGAATAATGAAAAAATATCATTTGCACCTGTTATACCCATTTGGCAGATCGCGGTCTGCATCGCAGTCATTGCATTTCTGATCGGACTTGTGGGGTATTTTACAGGAAAAAAAATCGTACGTGAGCCGGTGCCGAATCTGATCACAAACCATGGGAATAAAGAGAATCTGAGTGACCTGTTCATGCGTCATTTTCACCGGAAAAGAAGCGAGGACAGACACGGAAGGGCATATACATTGTTCTCACTTGGCAACAAATATATTTTAAAGGAGAAAAAGACTTCTGTCTTTGTTGTGCTGACCATATGTGCCGGGGTTACTTTATTTACAGGTCTGGCCTATCAGACAAAAATTGCAGAACACTACCGGGAAGACACGGAAGAGATGTACTATTTAAACGGGCAGTACGAGATGGGGACACTGCGTATAAACAGTACGGCAGATGGGGTATCCAGGGAGTGCGCAGAAGAGATATCATCTCTGGAGGGGATCCACAGTATCAAGACCCAGGCCGGAATCCCGGTTCGTGTGATAGATGATAAAAAAATCAAGAGAAATGATGCCTATTATAAGGAGAGGAATGAGGCGTTCCTGAAATATCAGGGGTATCCCCTTGCCGGAAATGACGGGAAGGACCAGATTTTTAAATCGCTTATCTATGGGTATCATAAAAATGCATTGTTGGAATTAAAGAAATATGTGATAGACGGGGATTTTGATGAAAACGGATTAAAAGATGACGAAATTATTCTCTCCATCCTGCACATGGATGACACAAAGAATAACCAGTATCCCGGTAACTATAAGGAAGGTACCCCGCTGATGCAGTACCGGGCAGGGGATGAGATTCAGGTCAAGTACCGCAAAGATTTTGACACCGCGCATTTGCCTTATGAACAGTTGACCGATACAGAGGCACAGTATTGTTACAAAACTTATAAAGTGGCGGCGGTTGTTTCCTTTGCCTACATGTATGACTGCAACATAACCGTGTACCCGCTTTTGATCACCAGCGATGACCAAGTACAGAAGCTTTGCCCGGACAGTCATTTCCAGCGCATATACATGGACGGAGAGGAGTACCTGACAGAGAAAGACCGGGATAAATTGGAGCGGAAGCTGATTCAGCTTGGCAATCAGTTTCAGGGTATATCCACCCGGAGTATGATATCTGATATCAAAAAAAATGAGGTGCTTTTCCGGAAACAGATGGTATATGTGGCAGGGATCGCAGTGATTTCTTTCATCCTTGTATTGATAAACATAATCAATAACCTGAGTTACCGGATGCAGATAAGAACACAGGAGATTTGTATGTTCCGTGCCATAGGCATGAGTGTAAAAATGATCCGCCGCATGATGATATTTGAGAATACCATGCTTGGGTTTTGTGGCGCGGTACTGGCATATTTTTGCTCCATTCCTGTACTCCGGTATCTGTATAGGCAGTCCGATATGAGGGCCTTTGGCCACAAATACCAGTTTGACTATCCGGCCTTTTTCATGATTTCCGCTGTGGCGGTTTTACTGTGTATCCTGCTGGCTGGCTGCCTGTCAAAAGACTGGAAAACGAAAAAAATCATGGAGCAGATGAATAAGGTAGTTTAA
- a CDS encoding transposase: MDCCIKEFRDIFKKLNVPLLYLFVEKYSTSEIKGLKSFADGLKREMDAVENAVAYEYSNGFVEGTNSRLKMIKRTMIGRCRKQLLEAKLRCMKANGNG, from the coding sequence ATGGATTGCTGTATAAAAGAGTTTCGGGATATATTTAAAAAGCTAAATGTCCCGTTGCTTTATCTGTTTGTGGAAAAGTACAGCACCAGTGAGATTAAAGGGCTTAAGAGCTTTGCTGACGGATTAAAACGCGAAATGGATGCAGTTGAGAATGCAGTCGCATATGAATACAGCAATGGTTTTGTAGAGGGAACTAACAGCAGATTAAAAATGATAAAAAGAACGATGATTGGTCGCTGTAGGAAACAACTGCTAGAAGCAAAATTGAGGTGCATGAAAGCTAACGGGAACGGATAA
- a CDS encoding cyclic lactone autoinducer peptide — MKKIEHFIQSHVNVLASLAMVFSVLAANSRCVCIYHQPSIPEGLQKLKRS; from the coding sequence ATGAAAAAAATCGAACATTTTATTCAAAGTCATGTAAACGTCTTGGCGAGTCTGGCAATGGTGTTTAGTGTACTAGCTGCTAACAGTCGATGTGTATGTATTTACCATCAGCCAAGTATTCCTGAAGGTTTGCAGAAATTAAAGAGAAGTTAA
- the ahpC gene encoding alkyl hydroperoxide reductase subunit C, giving the protein MSLINKEIGYFTVQAYVDGDFKTVTKADVIGKWSVFFFYPADFTFVCPTELEDLANKYEEFKGIGCEIYSVSCDSHFVHKAWHDASKTIQKIKYPMLADPTGALTRDFEVMIEKDGMAERGSFIVNPEGKIVAYEVIAGNVGRNADELFRRVQASQFVAEHGDQVCPAKWQPGAETLKPSLDLVGLI; this is encoded by the coding sequence ATGTCATTAATAAATAAAGAAATCGGATACTTTACTGTCCAGGCTTATGTGGACGGAGATTTTAAAACAGTAACAAAGGCAGACGTGATCGGAAAATGGAGTGTATTCTTTTTCTATCCTGCTGACTTCACCTTTGTGTGCCCCACAGAGCTGGAAGACCTGGCAAATAAATATGAAGAATTCAAAGGGATTGGATGTGAGATTTACAGTGTCTCCTGCGATTCCCATTTTGTGCATAAGGCATGGCATGACGCATCCAAAACCATTCAAAAAATCAAGTATCCTATGCTGGCAGACCCTACCGGTGCCCTGACAAGAGACTTTGAGGTGATGATCGAGAAGGATGGTATGGCAGAGCGGGGAAGCTTCATTGTGAATCCGGAAGGAAAGATCGTGGCATATGAAGTGATCGCCGGTAATGTTGGAAGGAATGCGGATGAACTGTTCCGCCGCGTTCAGGCATCTCAGTTCGTAGCTGAACACGGAGACCAGGTTTGCCCTGCAAAATGGCAGCCAGGAGCAGAAACTTTGAAACCGAGCCTCGACTTAGTTGGATTGATCTGA